The genome window GGTAGAGTTGCTCACGCCTATTGCTATGGACCAAGGCTTGCGCTTTGCTATCCGTGAAGGGGGACGCACCGTCGGGGCTGGTGTCGTCGCAAACATTATCGAGTGATCATGCACAGAAAGCCGATACGTGACGACACGATTCATCGTTGCTTGTCACAATGTTGGCTTTTAGGTGATGGAAGGACTTCTATGGTCGGAGAGGAAGATATGAAGGAGTGTAGCTCAATTGGTAGAGCGCCGGTCTCCAAAACCGAAGGTTGTAGGTTCGATTCCTATCACTCCTGCACTCCTCATAGCGCGCGCACCACTGACAAAAGGGAGACAGATGGCCTTTAATCCCATACGCTTTTTAGATGAAGTCAAACGTGAGGTTGTGAAAGTCGCATGGCCAACGAAGCAAGAAACGTTGATGACAACACTTATTGTCTTTATCTTCGTGGGTATTGCGGCGGTGTTTTTCTTAATCGTCGACCAAATTGTTGCTTGGGGTATCCAAACAATCTTGGGCGTGGGTTAGAGGATAGGGAGTCGACATGACATTGAAGGACATACAGACATCTTCCCATGAGGAGACGACGTATA of Alphaproteobacteria bacterium GM7ARS4 contains these proteins:
- the secE gene encoding preprotein translocase subunit SecE, with protein sequence MAFNPIRFLDEVKREVVKVAWPTKQETLMTTLIVFIFVGIAAVFFLIVDQIVAWGIQTILGVG